The genomic DNA ACAATAATCATCAATAGGGCACTGAAAACATTTCGGGTTTCTAGCAATACAAGTGTAGCGTCCGTGTAAGATTAACCAATGATGTGCATCCTTCATGAAAACATCAGGAATAACTTTGATTAGTTGTTTCTCGACTTCTAACGGCGTTTTGCCTTGAGCTAATCCTATACGATTGGCCACACGAAAAATGTGCGTATCGACAGCGATAGTAGGTAGCCCAAATGCAGTGTTGAGAACGACATTAGCGGTTTTTCTGCCAACGCCGGGTAAGGCTTCTAATGCTTCCCGTGATTCAGGGACTTGTCCATGGTGCATAGTCATCAGTTGCTGACAGGTCGCGATAATATTTTTGGCTTTAGTATTAAATAGGCCAATGGTTTTGATGTAATGCTTTAATCCTTCTTCGCCGAGTTTCAAAATGCTTTCAGGAGTATTGGCAATAGTATACAGTTTTGCAGTGGCTTTGTTGACGCTGATATCTGTGGCTTGTGCGGATAAAACTACTGCGATTAATAATTCAAATACAGAAGTGTAACGCAATTCTGTCGTGGGGTTGGGATTGGCTTTTTGAAAAGCTTCGAAAATTTTTTGGATTTTTTCTTTTTTCATCATGTTATGATTTTGCTCGCAGCAGTGCGGCTTTTATTGCTTCTTGTTTGTTTTTCACTTGAGAATATTTTTCTTGCTGTTGCTTGGTTTGTTCAGCCAAACGTTGATTTCTGTCACGATAGCGTTGTCGATAATGATTCGAACGTGCTAATTTATAAGCTTCAGTATCTTTTTCATTCATTTTTGCAAAAGGTTCGTATTCAATCATATCAATACAATCAACCGGGCAGGGGGCGACGCATAATTCGCAGCCGGTGCATTCGCTGGCAATAACAGTATGCATAAATTTTCCGCTGCCAATGATGGCATCAACTGGGCAAGCTTGAATACACTTCATGCAGCCAATACAGTCTTGCTCACGAATAAACGCCAGCATAGTAGGTTTTTGTTTCAACGCCATTAAATCAACAAATGGCGTTATATCTTGGCCCAATAGAGTGCCAAGCTTTTTTAAACCGCTAGTTCCTCCGGGGGGGCATAAGGTCAGTGCTTCATGATGATTAACAATAGCTTCTGCATATGGCTTGCAACCATCATAGCTGCATAAGCCACATTGAGTTTGCGGCAAAATAGCGTCAACTTCTTCAATAGTTACTGTTTTATTAGAGCTCACGACTCAAATCTCACTTGGTGGTTTTGCAACAAAATTATACTGCGAGTTTATCCTATAGAATCGTCTATTTAAACGGCTGTCTTGCAGATTATATTGATAGTATTGCGGTATTAGCGTACATTTTCTCACATGATTATTCATAGAGACTTAAATTTAGTGGCTGCCATGGAAAAAATGAAACTTAATTCAATCAAACAAATTATTGCAGTGGCCTCTGGAAAAGGCGGCGTTGGAAAATCAACGGTTTCAGTCAATTTAGCGGTAGCGTTACATACTTTGGGATGCAAGGTAGGTTTGCTCGATGCAGATATTTATGGCCCTAGCCAAGCGTTGATGTTGGGAGGGCGAAATGTTCGAGCCGAGAGTTCGGATGGAAAAACCGTTGAGCCAGTGATGAAACATGGCATTGCCTCAATGTCGATCGCTTATTTAATGCCGGAAGACAAGGCTCCAGCGATTTGGCGTGGGCCAATGGTGAGTGGAGCACTACAGCAATTATTACGCGATACTCAATGGGGTGAATTGGATTATTTAATTATCGATCTTCCGCCAGGCACCGGCGATATTCAGTTAACGATGGCGCAAAAAATTCCAGTGACTGGGGCGGTTGTCGTGACGACTCCCCAAGATGTAGCGTTGATT from Gammaproteobacteria bacterium includes the following:
- a CDS encoding RnfABCDGE type electron transport complex subunit B codes for the protein MSSNKTVTIEEVDAILPQTQCGLCSYDGCKPYAEAIVNHHEALTLCPPGGTSGLKKLGTLLGQDITPFVDLMALKQKPTMLAFIREQDCIGCMKCIQACPVDAIIGSGKFMHTVIASECTGCELCVAPCPVDCIDMIEYEPFAKMNEKDTEAYKLARSNHYRQRYRDRNQRLAEQTKQQQEKYSQVKNKQEAIKAALLRAKS
- the apbC gene encoding iron-sulfur cluster carrier protein ApbC; the encoded protein is MIIHRDLNLVAAMEKMKLNSIKQIIAVASGKGGVGKSTVSVNLAVALHTLGCKVGLLDADIYGPSQALMLGGRNVRAESSDGKTVEPVMKHGIASMSIAYLMPEDKAPAIWRGPMVSGALQQLLRDTQWGELDYLIIDLPPGTGDIQLTMAQKIPVTGAVVVTTPQDVALIDARKAIEMLRKVNIPVFGIVENMSIHACEKCGHETHIFGHEGGVGLAKEYVVDLLGPIPLARAIREQADQGVPSVVSDPKGPYARCFLAIAQKIIERSHLPDLKNSRTFPHIDIDA
- the nth gene encoding endonuclease III; translated protein: MKKEKIQKIFEAFQKANPNPTTELRYTSVFELLIAVVLSAQATDISVNKATAKLYTIANTPESILKLGEEGLKHYIKTIGLFNTKAKNIIATCQQLMTMHHGQVPESREALEALPGVGRKTANVVLNTAFGLPTIAVDTHIFRVANRIGLAQGKTPLEVEKQLIKVIPDVFMKDAHHWLILHGRYTCIARNPKCFQCPIDDYCEYKDKIKR